The following coding sequences are from one Streptomyces sp. NBC_01294 window:
- a CDS encoding ATP-grasp domain-containing protein, whose translation MPTSTATTTVLYCSDPLNERRVDAHFAAEARQLRAAGGAVLLVDHDALLAGDPERAVARVPDGAGAVWYRGWMVPAHRYAELDAALRRRGGELAVTPDAYRRAHELPGWYGTFAGLTPVSRWLPTAPGRTPDPGRLAALAAGLPPGAAVVKDYVKSRKHEWDEACYVPDLADRAALHRVVARFVELQDDFLAGGVVLRAFETFVAPETAAAEVRVWWRDAAPRLVTAHPDSPVAEVPAPDLAPVRAAVEALGCPFVTTDLALRADGVWRVVEVGDGQVSDLHRDVDPALFVSLLTAYRAPLCTPSASGTTPA comes from the coding sequence ATGCCGACGTCGACCGCGACCACCACCGTCCTCTACTGCTCCGACCCGCTCAACGAGCGCCGGGTCGACGCCCACTTCGCGGCGGAGGCCCGGCAGTTGCGCGCCGCCGGGGGCGCCGTCCTGCTCGTCGACCACGACGCGCTGCTCGCCGGGGACCCCGAGCGGGCCGTGGCGCGGGTGCCCGACGGGGCGGGCGCGGTCTGGTACCGCGGCTGGATGGTCCCCGCCCACCGGTACGCCGAACTGGACGCGGCCCTGCGCCGGCGCGGTGGCGAGCTCGCCGTCACGCCCGACGCCTACCGCCGGGCGCACGAACTCCCCGGCTGGTACGGGACCTTCGCAGGCCTCACCCCGGTCAGCCGCTGGCTGCCGACGGCGCCGGGGCGGACCCCGGACCCGGGGCGGCTCGCCGCCCTCGCCGCGGGCCTGCCGCCCGGAGCCGCCGTCGTCAAGGACTACGTGAAGTCCCGCAAGCACGAGTGGGACGAGGCCTGTTACGTGCCAGACCTCGCCGACCGGGCCGCCCTGCACCGCGTGGTCGCCCGCTTCGTCGAACTCCAGGACGACTTCCTGGCGGGCGGGGTGGTGCTGAGGGCCTTCGAAACCTTCGTCGCGCCGGAGACGGCGGCCGCGGAGGTGCGGGTGTGGTGGCGGGACGCGGCGCCGCGGCTGGTCACCGCCCACCCCGACAGCCCGGTCGCCGAGGTCCCGGCGCCGGACCTCGCACCGGTCCGGGCGGCGGTCGAGGCGCTGGGCTGCCCCTTCGTGACCACCGACCTCGCCCTGCGAGCGGACGGCGTCTGGCGGGTCGTCGAAGTGGGCGACGGGCAGGTCAGCGACCTCCACCGGGACGTCGATCCCGCCCTGTTCGTCAGCCTCCTGACGGCTTATCGGGCACCGCTGTGCACGCCGTCCGCATCTGGTACAACACCGGCATGA
- a CDS encoding SIR2 family NAD-dependent protein deacylase has product MGKPLVAVFSGAGMSTDSGIPDYRGPQGLWRREPDAEKLVTYAYYMADPEVRRRSWLMRAELAALGARPNAAHLAVAELERGGTPVRVITQNVDGLHQLAGMPARKVFELHGTARSVVCTACHARSDMDEALARVAAGEPDPACPVCGGILKAATVMFGQRLDPEVLAQAVAVAKGCQVFIAVGSTLQVQPAASLAGMAAEAGARLIIVNAEETPYDPLAAEIVREPIGTALPALLARIAAEGS; this is encoded by the coding sequence ATGGGAAAGCCGCTCGTCGCCGTGTTCAGTGGGGCCGGAATGTCCACCGACTCCGGAATCCCGGACTACCGGGGGCCACAGGGCCTGTGGCGGCGGGAGCCCGACGCCGAGAAGCTCGTGACCTACGCGTACTACATGGCCGATCCCGAGGTCCGGCGCCGCTCCTGGCTGATGCGCGCCGAACTCGCCGCGCTCGGGGCGCGGCCGAACGCCGCGCACCTGGCCGTGGCCGAACTGGAGCGCGGCGGCACACCGGTCCGGGTGATCACCCAGAACGTGGACGGGCTGCACCAGCTCGCCGGCATGCCCGCACGCAAGGTGTTCGAGCTGCACGGCACCGCCCGCTCGGTGGTGTGCACGGCCTGCCACGCCCGGTCGGACATGGACGAGGCGCTGGCCCGGGTGGCCGCCGGGGAGCCGGATCCCGCCTGCCCGGTGTGCGGCGGGATCCTCAAGGCGGCGACGGTGATGTTCGGCCAGCGGCTCGACCCCGAGGTGCTGGCGCAGGCGGTGGCCGTGGCCAAGGGGTGCCAGGTCTTCATCGCCGTCGGGTCGACCCTGCAGGTGCAGCCCGCCGCCTCGCTGGCCGGGATGGCCGCGGAGGCGGGGGCCCGGCTGATCATCGTGAACGCGGAGGAGACCCCCTACGACCCCCTCGCCGCCGAGATCGTCCGTGAACCGATCGGGACCGCCCTGCCGGCTCTGCTGGCCAGGATCGCCGCGGAGGGTTCCTGA
- a CDS encoding VOC family protein has protein sequence MIGKGFTTCLWFDGDAEAAADYYLSVFKDGRLGRITRYTDAVPALAGSVLTVEFEINGQQFVGLNGGPQFPFTEAISFMINCADESEADHYYDTLTKDGGQESACGWVKDRFGVSWQVIPPGAVDLISDPDPGRASRATAAMMKMKKLDVAEMRRAADEGA, from the coding sequence ATGATCGGCAAGGGTTTCACCACGTGTCTGTGGTTCGACGGCGACGCGGAAGCGGCCGCCGACTACTACCTGTCCGTGTTCAAGGACGGCAGGCTCGGCCGGATCACCCGCTACACGGACGCGGTCCCGGCGCTGGCGGGCTCCGTGCTGACCGTCGAGTTCGAGATCAACGGGCAGCAGTTCGTCGGCCTCAACGGCGGACCGCAGTTCCCCTTCACCGAGGCGATCTCCTTCATGATCAACTGCGCCGACGAGTCCGAGGCGGACCACTACTACGACACGCTGACCAAGGACGGCGGCCAGGAGTCCGCCTGCGGCTGGGTCAAGGACAGGTTCGGGGTGTCCTGGCAGGTCATCCCGCCCGGTGCCGTCGACCTGATCAGCGACCCGGACCCGGGGCGGGCCTCCCGGGCGACCGCCGCCATGATGAAGATGAAGAAGCTGGACGTGGCGGAGATGCGCCGGGCGGCCGACGAGGGGGCGTGA
- a CDS encoding bifunctional glycosyltransferase/CDP-glycerol:glycerophosphate glycerophosphotransferase yields MPPRLSIVVPVYNVELYLDECLESIAGQTFDDFEVILVDDGSTDTSAVIAKAFAAKDKRFRVVMQENAGLGAARNAGARHVHPDSEYLAFVDSDDTMPDYAYQRLIEALDETGSDFAGGNVKRFRSVGMNQSWGHRAAFAKTQLKTHISKFPALVTDRTAWNKVYRRSFWDRHGFQYPEGILYEDAPVSIPAHYFASSVDVLSDCVYHWRVRETGERSITQRSTDPVSLIDRVKSVRLVRESLKAKQGAKYARYLRDYDYNVLSEELPLIYKYVGEGGADFRAAFVKEVGGLVREIGTEPWSDLTVADRLKAYLAGEGRVEDFIALQDHQRDYHYSVPVKGLARPQADYPFLQGRPPVPAKILTLGPRERRVVSRLEQAAWADGKLLLRGYALPGHLGAESRLGSRKMLVFREGGKRRRSVVGARTVASPMATVKSPHLALRHADWAGFTAVVDPSIFQSGGKWHEGIWTTSIAVTGAGGLHRARLRGGEHDTGQNPPAHWVAPDVRIVPAVSGALTIQVEIVRARALDVHPAGDDAVEITGELSAEVGAVSALQAVHVSTGAVLSFPLETGAAGSGRIPFTARVPLAELAAVPDAEVDPGEWAPEPWSLSVLGADGTEHRLAHDERGGFNGLVLPLQGEVAGRALFAKRGNTGHLTLSVQPSPPLIDEVTTEDGTVTLRGRFVAPTDEPYELVLHDAFGVEFSYPVTRDGDGFEAVFEPVLPEAYAGRTTLPEGRWWPTLRPVAQGGNTAGLLGVDRGAPVQMGPGLLFAGPHPFTVQGRRMRVETRLHDRMVLVADPLLSPHDRSRFAQRVARFETYPAQRALPVKNVVLYDTFQGNGAGDSPRAVHEELVRRGEKLEHVWLVRDGRAEVPATARAVQYGSVESWELLARARYYVTNDNVPRRFQRRTGQVVVQTWHGTPIKQIGHDFVHDYYTSPEILEGLAHDSAQWSLLASPSSYATPVLKRALGYDGEVIEAGAPRADALVRPDAQRIAEVRRRLGLPEGKKVVLYMPTWRENCEGWSAGYKLDLRIDLDLARRELGEDHVLLVRGHHHVTEQVREGVRDGFVVDVSRWPDAADLLLVADVLISDYSSAIFDFALTDRPILLFTYDLAHYRGTLRGFNFDLEEKAPGPLLADSASLIEAVRNADAVGTEYAEARAAFRAEFCDLDDGHATERVVDRMLAMGAEPAK; encoded by the coding sequence ATGCCCCCGCGCCTGAGCATCGTCGTCCCCGTCTACAACGTCGAGCTCTACCTCGACGAGTGCCTGGAATCCATTGCAGGCCAGACCTTCGACGACTTCGAGGTCATCCTCGTGGACGACGGGTCCACGGACACCAGCGCCGTCATCGCCAAGGCGTTCGCCGCCAAGGACAAGCGCTTCCGCGTGGTGATGCAGGAGAACGCGGGCCTCGGTGCCGCACGCAACGCCGGCGCCCGCCACGTCCACCCGGACAGCGAGTACCTGGCCTTCGTCGACAGTGACGACACGATGCCCGACTACGCCTACCAGCGCCTGATCGAGGCGCTGGACGAGACGGGATCGGACTTCGCCGGCGGCAACGTCAAGCGCTTCCGCTCGGTCGGCATGAACCAGTCGTGGGGCCACCGCGCCGCTTTCGCGAAGACGCAGCTGAAGACCCACATCTCCAAGTTCCCGGCGCTGGTCACCGACCGCACCGCGTGGAACAAGGTCTACCGGCGCAGCTTCTGGGACAGGCACGGTTTCCAGTACCCGGAGGGCATCCTCTACGAGGACGCCCCGGTCAGCATCCCCGCGCACTACTTCGCCTCCAGCGTCGACGTCCTCAGCGACTGCGTCTACCACTGGCGCGTCCGCGAGACCGGCGAGCGCTCCATCACCCAGCGCTCCACCGACCCGGTCTCCCTCATCGACCGCGTGAAGTCCGTCCGCCTGGTCCGTGAGTCCCTCAAGGCCAAGCAGGGCGCCAAGTACGCCCGTTACCTGCGCGACTACGACTACAACGTGCTGAGCGAGGAACTCCCGCTCATCTACAAGTACGTCGGGGAGGGCGGCGCCGACTTCCGCGCCGCGTTCGTCAAGGAAGTCGGCGGCCTGGTCCGCGAGATCGGCACCGAGCCCTGGTCCGACCTGACCGTCGCCGACCGGCTCAAGGCGTACCTGGCCGGGGAAGGCCGCGTCGAGGACTTCATCGCCCTCCAGGACCACCAGCGCGACTACCACTACAGCGTGCCGGTCAAGGGCCTGGCCCGCCCGCAGGCGGACTACCCCTTCCTGCAGGGCCGTCCGCCGGTCCCCGCCAAGATCCTCACCCTCGGCCCGCGCGAGCGCCGGGTCGTCAGCCGCCTGGAGCAGGCGGCCTGGGCCGACGGCAAGCTGCTGCTGCGCGGCTACGCCCTGCCCGGCCACCTCGGCGCGGAGAGTCGTCTCGGCTCGCGCAAGATGCTGGTCTTCCGCGAGGGGGGCAAGCGCCGCCGCTCCGTCGTCGGCGCCCGAACGGTCGCCTCCCCGATGGCCACCGTGAAGTCCCCCCACCTCGCCCTGCGGCATGCCGACTGGGCCGGCTTCACCGCCGTCGTCGACCCCTCGATCTTCCAGTCGGGCGGCAAGTGGCACGAGGGGATATGGACCACTTCCATCGCCGTCACCGGAGCCGGCGGCCTGCACCGCGCCCGCCTGCGCGGCGGCGAGCACGACACCGGCCAGAACCCGCCCGCGCACTGGGTGGCCCCCGACGTCCGGATCGTCCCGGCCGTGTCCGGCGCCCTCACCATCCAGGTGGAGATCGTCCGCGCCCGCGCCCTGGACGTCCACCCCGCCGGTGACGACGCCGTCGAGATCACCGGCGAGCTCTCCGCCGAGGTCGGCGCCGTGTCCGCACTGCAGGCCGTCCACGTCTCCACCGGCGCCGTCCTCAGCTTCCCGCTGGAGACCGGTGCGGCCGGCTCCGGCCGGATCCCGTTCACCGCCCGCGTCCCGCTGGCCGAGCTGGCCGCCGTACCGGACGCGGAGGTAGATCCCGGCGAGTGGGCCCCCGAGCCCTGGAGCCTGTCCGTCCTCGGCGCCGACGGCACCGAGCACCGCCTGGCCCACGACGAGCGCGGCGGCTTCAACGGCCTGGTGCTGCCCCTGCAGGGCGAGGTCGCCGGCCGCGCCCTCTTCGCCAAGCGCGGCAACACCGGGCACCTGACCCTCTCCGTGCAGCCCTCCCCGCCGCTGATCGACGAGGTCACGACCGAGGACGGCACCGTGACCCTGAGGGGCCGGTTCGTCGCGCCGACCGACGAGCCGTACGAGCTCGTCCTGCACGACGCGTTCGGCGTGGAGTTCAGCTACCCGGTCACCCGCGACGGCGACGGCTTCGAGGCCGTCTTCGAGCCCGTGCTCCCCGAGGCGTACGCCGGCCGCACCACGCTGCCCGAGGGCCGCTGGTGGCCGACGCTGCGCCCGGTCGCCCAGGGCGGAAACACCGCCGGCCTGCTCGGCGTCGACCGCGGCGCCCCCGTTCAGATGGGCCCGGGCCTCCTCTTCGCCGGACCCCACCCCTTCACCGTGCAGGGCCGCCGGATGCGGGTCGAGACCCGCTTGCACGACCGCATGGTGCTGGTCGCCGACCCGCTGCTCAGCCCGCACGACCGCTCCCGCTTCGCCCAGCGCGTCGCCCGCTTCGAGACCTACCCGGCGCAGCGCGCCCTGCCGGTCAAGAACGTCGTCCTCTACGACACCTTCCAGGGGAACGGCGCGGGCGACTCGCCCCGTGCCGTCCACGAGGAGCTGGTGCGCCGCGGCGAGAAGCTGGAGCACGTCTGGCTGGTCCGTGACGGCCGTGCCGAGGTCCCGGCGACCGCCCGCGCCGTGCAGTACGGCAGCGTGGAGTCCTGGGAGCTGCTGGCCCGCGCCCGCTACTACGTGACCAACGACAACGTGCCGCGGCGCTTCCAGCGCCGCACCGGGCAGGTCGTCGTCCAGACGTGGCACGGCACGCCGATCAAGCAGATCGGCCACGACTTCGTGCACGACTACTACACGAGCCCGGAGATCCTGGAGGGGCTGGCGCACGACAGCGCCCAGTGGTCCCTGCTGGCCTCCCCGAGCTCCTACGCCACCCCCGTCCTCAAGCGTGCCCTCGGCTACGACGGCGAGGTCATCGAGGCCGGCGCCCCGCGTGCGGACGCGCTCGTACGGCCCGACGCGCAGCGGATCGCGGAGGTCCGCCGGCGGCTCGGCCTGCCCGAGGGCAAGAAGGTCGTCCTCTACATGCCCACGTGGCGCGAGAACTGCGAGGGCTGGTCGGCCGGCTACAAGCTCGACCTGCGGATCGACCTGGACCTGGCCCGCCGCGAGCTGGGCGAGGACCACGTCCTGCTGGTCCGCGGCCACCACCACGTGACCGAGCAGGTCCGCGAGGGCGTCCGCGACGGTTTCGTCGTCGACGTGTCCCGCTGGCCCGACGCCGCCGACCTGCTGCTGGTCGCCGACGTGCTGATCTCGGACTACTCCTCCGCGATCTTCGACTTCGCGCTCACCGACCGGCCGATCCTGCTCTTCACGTACGACCTGGCGCACTACCGCGGCACGCTGCGCGGCTTCAACTTCGACCTGGAGGAGAAGGCGCCCGGCCCGCTGCTGGCGGACTCGGCGAGCCTGATCGAGGCCGTGCGCAACGCGGACGCGGTCGGGACGGAGTACGCCGAGGCGCGGGCGGCGTTCCGCGCCGAGTTCTGCGACCTGGACGACGGTCACGCCACCGAGCGCGTCGTCGACCGCATGCTCGCGATGGGCGCGGAGCCCGCGAAGTAG
- a CDS encoding roadblock/LC7 domain-containing protein, translating into MSTVPPEAEAEILAELRRLRARVPQLTGALAASADGFVLAQDSAAAEAESIAALTAAALGVAQRLSDTTGQGAFRELLVRGEDGYVATYAAGLAAVLTLTAEPRVNVGRLHLEARRSSVRIAELIDHTLGRRGSIAPPG; encoded by the coding sequence ATGAGCACGGTGCCCCCCGAGGCGGAGGCCGAGATACTCGCCGAACTCCGCAGGCTGAGGGCCCGAGTACCCCAGCTCACCGGCGCCCTCGCCGCGAGCGCCGACGGCTTCGTCCTCGCCCAGGACAGCGCGGCCGCCGAGGCCGAGTCCATCGCGGCACTGACCGCAGCCGCGCTCGGAGTGGCCCAGCGGCTCAGCGACACCACCGGCCAGGGAGCCTTCCGCGAACTGCTCGTACGCGGCGAGGACGGGTACGTGGCCACCTACGCGGCGGGCCTGGCGGCCGTCCTCACCCTGACGGCGGAGCCGCGCGTCAACGTCGGGCGCCTCCACCTGGAGGCCCGGCGCTCCAGCGTCCGGATAGCCGAACTGATCGACCACACCCTCGGGAGGCGGGGCTCCATCGCCCCGCCCGGGTGA
- a CDS encoding transcriptional regulator, translating into MTTQATAPHAFAAVSPLLTRLAAERATGALLRDRGTLFLEDGRIVHAESPATPGLDVLLTTGGGLAPERWREAVDRAGARRQVARFLVDSGGLAGGELEICHLAAIFDAAFFALSPGTGPSRFRRGATHWIGSVRSVPAAAVERETQRRRELLDAVWPYPLLDTAPVVPRAAAPGQTVTARQRILLGQADGVRTPADLAWVLGRPAFHTLLDVRRLAAAGLVETPLTPPPPPAAAPLPDWMTQDQSPDVALLRRLRDALEASL; encoded by the coding sequence GTGACCACCCAGGCCACGGCTCCGCACGCCTTCGCCGCCGTCTCGCCCCTCCTCACCCGGCTCGCCGCGGAACGCGCCACCGGCGCCCTGCTCCGTGACCGCGGCACCCTCTTCCTGGAGGACGGCCGCATAGTCCACGCGGAGAGCCCGGCGACCCCCGGCCTCGACGTCCTGCTCACCACCGGCGGCGGCTTGGCCCCCGAACGCTGGCGCGAAGCCGTGGACCGGGCCGGTGCCCGCCGCCAGGTCGCCCGCTTCCTCGTCGACAGCGGCGGGCTCGCCGGCGGGGAACTGGAGATCTGCCATCTCGCCGCCATCTTCGACGCCGCCTTCTTCGCCCTGTCCCCGGGCACCGGGCCCTCCCGGTTCCGCCGCGGGGCCACCCACTGGATCGGCTCCGTCCGCTCCGTTCCGGCGGCCGCCGTCGAGCGGGAGACCCAGCGCCGCCGGGAACTGCTCGACGCGGTCTGGCCGTACCCGCTGCTCGACACCGCCCCCGTGGTGCCGCGGGCGGCCGCCCCCGGCCAGACGGTCACCGCCCGGCAGCGGATCCTGCTGGGCCAGGCCGACGGCGTGCGCACCCCGGCGGACCTCGCGTGGGTGCTGGGCCGGCCCGCCTTCCACACCCTGCTCGACGTACGGCGCCTCGCGGCGGCCGGGCTGGTCGAGACGCCGCTCACCCCGCCGCCGCCACCGGCCGCGGCACCCCTGCCCGACTGGATGACCCAGGACCAATCCCCGGACGTGGCGCTGCTCCGCCGGTTACGCGACGCACTGGAGGCAAGCCTGTGA
- a CDS encoding helix-turn-helix domain-containing protein produces the protein MGTDHSQKDSTPTLIGSVQRALRLVEAMYAEGGATAKRLARVTGIPLPTVYHLLRTLSHEGYVQREGGSFRLADDLPLAS, from the coding sequence ATGGGCACCGACCACAGTCAGAAGGACAGCACACCCACCCTGATCGGTTCCGTGCAGCGCGCGCTGCGCCTCGTGGAAGCGATGTACGCGGAAGGCGGGGCGACGGCGAAACGGCTCGCCCGGGTCACCGGGATCCCGCTGCCCACTGTCTACCACCTGCTGCGCACCCTCAGCCACGAGGGCTATGTCCAGCGCGAAGGCGGGTCGTTCCGTCTCGCAGACGATCTCCCCCTCGCCTCGTGA
- a CDS encoding DUF6461 domain-containing protein, producing MAYITEGGPGGIQWLADWDAWFVGLTFARGIGPEELAARLGAVPGVRPGPLSAPAAWSMVADTVDGDGVARVGSWGGWSFAVEHGLPAGGERLAEVSRGGVEAVHLDPQPDHPPKQFAYARDGELVCCFGLGEECWRGGHQPDFLLPELLAAKILAPDGTSIRPDGEPYECRDRDTLAVLEHRFGLALPRHLIEDAPLPAYVTCTR from the coding sequence ATGGCGTACATCACCGAGGGCGGGCCCGGCGGGATCCAGTGGCTGGCCGACTGGGACGCGTGGTTCGTCGGACTGACCTTCGCCCGGGGCATCGGCCCCGAGGAGCTCGCCGCGCGGCTCGGAGCCGTGCCGGGAGTCCGGCCCGGACCGCTGTCCGCCCCGGCCGCCTGGAGCATGGTCGCGGACACCGTGGACGGCGACGGCGTGGCCCGGGTCGGCAGCTGGGGAGGCTGGTCCTTCGCCGTCGAGCACGGTCTGCCGGCCGGAGGGGAACGGCTGGCCGAGGTCTCCCGGGGCGGCGTCGAGGCCGTCCACCTCGACCCCCAGCCCGACCACCCGCCCAAGCAGTTCGCGTACGCCCGGGACGGCGAACTGGTGTGCTGCTTCGGCCTCGGCGAGGAATGCTGGCGCGGCGGCCATCAGCCGGACTTCCTTCTTCCGGAGCTGCTGGCGGCCAAGATCCTCGCCCCGGACGGCACGAGCATCCGCCCCGACGGGGAACCGTACGAGTGCCGCGACCGCGACACCCTCGCCGTCCTGGAGCACCGCTTCGGGCTGGCCCTGCCGCGGCACCTGATCGAGGACGCCCCGCTCCCGGCGTACGTGACGTGCACGCGATAG
- a CDS encoding TetR/AcrR family transcriptional regulator codes for MRQNPQRRAALLDAAIEVLAREGSRGLTLRAVDAEAGVPTGTASNYFANRAQLLVQILHRTRERLVPDPADLTGPLDTKVLLGQLVDRMRRERSVHIAMLELRLEGTRRPELQAELAGFQSAELEANVAWHLESGLPGDRQGVVLLYLAMLGLIVDDLTAPATLTGHPVEGLIETMVERLLPQGSAD; via the coding sequence ATGCGCCAGAACCCACAGCGCCGCGCCGCGCTGCTCGACGCCGCCATCGAAGTCCTGGCGCGCGAGGGCTCGCGCGGCCTGACGCTGCGCGCGGTGGACGCGGAGGCGGGAGTGCCGACGGGCACCGCCTCGAACTACTTCGCCAACCGGGCCCAGCTGCTCGTACAGATCCTGCACCGCACCCGGGAGCGCCTGGTCCCGGACCCGGCGGACCTGACCGGCCCGCTGGACACCAAGGTGCTGCTCGGTCAGCTCGTGGACCGGATGCGGCGCGAACGCAGCGTGCACATCGCGATGCTGGAGCTGCGGCTGGAGGGCACCCGGCGCCCCGAACTCCAGGCGGAGCTCGCCGGTTTCCAGAGCGCCGAGCTGGAGGCGAACGTCGCCTGGCACCTGGAGTCCGGACTGCCCGGGGACCGGCAGGGCGTGGTCCTGCTGTACCTCGCGATGCTGGGGCTGATCGTGGACGACCTGACCGCGCCCGCGACGCTGACCGGCCACCCGGTGGAGGGGCTCATCGAGACGATGGTCGAGCGCCTCCTCCCGCAGGGGTCCGCGGACTGA
- a CDS encoding PucR family transcriptional regulator, with product MERIIEEIREDLSRRIAVAADRLADRTLTEDPAYAALLGRAELRERIHHNLRQAVDGLVRSSRGLPVELADARATGTLRAEQGLPLTSLLRTYRHGGRLLWHTLTEAVAAHDRAALPRLLPSATVLWDVLDQMTDAVTESYRRTEAAHTDRDRERRAALLDVLLDGAAATDGPTASEAADRLGLPERGRFAVIVAASGGSGTTTGPPERPGAPSAPRVLWRIRADGETGLVELGHHPLESVRDLLAPLGVRAGVSPVVGAPAELAGAHRLAALALRTAPESGGPSTALLDERLPAALVAAQAELAGRLRQVVLGPVLALPAEDRRTLLTTLGTWLTCQGSTTYAAQRLYCHRNTVSNRLRRLEQLTGRSLSDPRHVVELALAHAAVLQRGAAQPATRPAAPAPRASPTPAGTARRSPRRPA from the coding sequence ATGGAGCGGATCATCGAGGAGATACGCGAGGACCTGTCCCGCCGGATCGCCGTGGCGGCGGACCGGCTCGCCGACCGGACGCTGACCGAGGACCCCGCCTACGCCGCCCTGCTCGGCCGGGCCGAGCTGCGCGAGCGGATCCACCACAACCTCCGCCAGGCCGTCGACGGCCTGGTCCGCAGCTCCCGCGGCCTCCCCGTGGAGCTCGCCGACGCCCGGGCCACCGGCACGCTCCGGGCCGAACAGGGGCTGCCGCTCACCTCCCTGCTGCGCACCTACCGCCACGGCGGCCGGCTGCTCTGGCACACCCTCACCGAGGCCGTGGCCGCGCACGACCGGGCGGCGCTGCCCCGGCTGCTGCCGAGCGCGACCGTGTTGTGGGACGTGCTGGACCAGATGACGGACGCCGTCACGGAGTCGTACCGCCGCACGGAGGCCGCGCACACCGACCGCGACCGGGAGCGCCGCGCGGCCCTGTTGGACGTCCTGCTGGACGGCGCGGCCGCCACGGACGGGCCGACGGCCTCGGAGGCCGCCGACCGGCTCGGCCTGCCCGAACGCGGCCGCTTCGCGGTGATCGTGGCGGCCTCCGGCGGCTCCGGCACGACCACCGGCCCGCCCGAGCGACCGGGCGCCCCGTCCGCTCCGCGCGTGCTGTGGCGGATCCGCGCCGACGGGGAGACCGGCCTGGTGGAGCTGGGACACCATCCGCTGGAGTCCGTACGGGACCTGCTCGCGCCGCTCGGGGTGCGCGCCGGGGTCAGCCCGGTCGTCGGGGCCCCGGCCGAGCTGGCCGGGGCGCACCGGCTGGCCGCCCTGGCCCTGCGCACCGCCCCCGAGTCCGGCGGCCCGAGCACCGCGCTGCTGGACGAACGGCTGCCCGCGGCGCTGGTCGCGGCCCAGGCCGAACTGGCGGGCCGGCTGCGCCAGGTGGTGCTGGGCCCGGTGCTCGCGCTGCCCGCGGAGGACCGGCGGACGCTGCTGACCACCCTGGGCACCTGGCTGACCTGCCAGGGCTCGACGACGTACGCCGCGCAGCGGCTGTACTGCCACCGCAACACCGTCTCCAACCGGTTGCGCCGCCTGGAGCAGCTCACCGGCCGCTCCCTCTCCGACCCGCGGCACGTGGTGGAACTGGCGCTGGCGCACGCGGCGGTGCTCCAGCGGGGCGCCGCGCAGCCGGCTACCCGTCCTGCCGCGCCGGCTCCGCGGGCTTCGCCGACTCCAGCAGGTACGGCACGTCGATCACCGCGACGCCCGGCGTGA